Proteins found in one Lycium ferocissimum isolate CSIRO_LF1 chromosome 6, AGI_CSIRO_Lferr_CH_V1, whole genome shotgun sequence genomic segment:
- the LOC132060080 gene encoding pentatricopeptide repeat-containing protein At5g13770, chloroplastic, with the protein MFLQFPTYVHNANTQKSHSFLFFFQPHFSSMAITAPSDWSFPPCVNCKNRILKPKICYSCKTLPFLSTIFFNSRTLVAKSSGCSSPVLEGKSQKTPSKNSQVIELDLEQIQDYSTTSTTNGTTSTTTATCLPDSKDLNGLICSLLKDPQTQGIGYDYYEKAKGNKDFRPEMSTLKLLIRYLVYSNKWGSIFSLSKDLRSLQVLPDSSTCCKLISSCMKARKFKIVNSFLELFIIADQEIAVLAFDSAMKGYNKLHMYSSTVIVYDKMRSAGLVLDPGCYCSIMEAYSKIGNCDKVVALFEEFESKKVESTPYHAQIYKNLCESLGKSGRAFESLEYFRDMTKKGIQEDHSFYSILICGFASIREVNMAEELLEEAEGKKMLRDPALFLKLVLMYIEEGCMEKTIDVVATMTRVKIRVSDCIFCAIVNGFSRKRGLRAAVKVYEDLCSDGIEPGQVTFASVLNLYCRLGLYSKAEMVFTEMEQKGFDKCVVAYSSMIAMYGKTGRPKDAMKLVAKMKERGCQPNVWVYNALLDIHGKVLNLRQVEKIWKEMKRRKIFPDRVSYTSIISAYSKAREFDKCLIYYQEFTLNGGRLDRAMAGIMVGVFSKMNRVDELISLLQSMKREGTKLDGRLQRSALNSLRDAGLQIQANWLQESFGAT; encoded by the coding sequence atgtttttacaatttcCCACCTacgtacataatgcaaatacacaaaaatctcattcatttctctttttttttcagcCCCACTTTTCTTCAATGGCTATTACCGCACCTTCAGATTGGTCATTTCCTCCTTGTGTTAACTGTAAAAACAGAATCTTGAAACCAAAAATTTGCTATTCTTGTAAAACTTTGCCTTTTCTCTCAaccattttcttcaattcaagaactttggttgctaaatccTCTGGTTGTTCTTCCCCTGTCTTAGAAGGAAAAAGCCAAAAAACACCCTCCAAAAATTCCCAAGTAATAGAATTAGACTTGGAACAAATTCAAGATTATAGTACTACATCAACAACAAATGGTACTACTAGTACTACTACTGCTACTTGTTTGCCTGATTCCAAGGATTTGAATGGTCTAATTTGCAGTTTACTTAAAGATCCTCAAACTCAAGGAATTGGATATGATTATTATGAGAAAGCAAAGGGAAATAAAGATTTTAGACCTGAGATGTCAACACTAAAGCTTCTTATCAGGTATTTGGTGTATTCAAACAAATGGGGTTCAATATTCTCATTGTCTAAAGATTTGAGAAGTTTACAAGTATTGCCTGATAGCTCTACATGTTGTAAATTGATTAGTAGCTGTATGAAAGcaagaaaattcaagattgTAAATAGTTTTCTTGAATTGTTTATAATAGCTGATCAAGAAATCGCTGTTTTGGCCTTTGATTCTGCTATGAAAGGCTACAATAAGTTGCATATGTATAGTAGCACTGTGATTGTGTATGATAAAATGAGATCTGCAGGACTTGTATTGGACCCTGGATGTTATTGCAGTATAATGGAAGCATATTCAAAAATTGGTAACTGTGACAAAGTTGTGGCGCTTTTCGAAGAATTTGAGAGCAAGAAAGTAGAGTCCACACCTTATCATGCTCAAATTTACAAGAATCTTTGTGAGTCATTAGGGAAATCCGGGCGCGCTTTTGAGTCTTTGGAGTACTTTAGGGACATGACCAAGAAGGGGATTCAAGAGGATCATTCTTTTTATTCCATACTTATTTGTGGATTTGCCAGTATTCGTGAGGTGAATATGGCTGAGGAGCTTTTAGAAGAAGCAGAAGGCAAGAAAATGCTGAGGGATCCAGCACTCTTCTTGAAACTAGTGTTGATGTACATTGAAGAGGGGTGTATGGAAAagactattgatgttgttgcaACGATGACTCGGGTAAAAATCCGAGTCTCTGACTGCATATTTTGCGCGATTGTGAatgggttttcaagaaaaagaggtCTAAGGGCTGCAGTTAAAGTGTATGAAGACCTTTGTTCGGATGGCATTGAACCAGGTCAAGTGACATTTGCCTCAGTATTGAACTTGTATTGCAGGCTTGGATTATACTCAAAAGCAGAAATGGTATTTACTGAGATGGAGCAAAAAGGATTTGACAAATGCGTGGTGGCTTATTCTAGCATGATTGCAATGTATGGAAAAACTGGAAGGCCAAAAGATGCAATGAAACTTGTCGCGAAAATGAAAGAGAGAGGGTGTCAACCAAATGTTTGGGTGTACAATGCTCTCTTGGACATTCATGGAAAAGTTCTAAACTTAAGACAAGTAGAGAAAATATGGAAGGAGATGAAGAGAAGGAAGATTTTTCCGGATAGAGTGAGTTACACAAGTATTATAAGCGCGTATAGCAAGGCAAGGGAGTTTGACAAGTGCTTGATATATTATCAAGAATTTACTCTAAATGGTGGAAGACTCGACAGGGCAATGGCTGGAATTATGGTTGGTGTTTTCTCAAAGATGAATAGAGTTGATGAGTTAATTAGTCTTTTGCAAAGTATGAAGAGAGAAGGGACTAAGTTAGATGGGAGACTTCAAAGATCAGCTTTGAATTCTTTGAGAGATGCAGGGTTGCAAATTCAAGCAAATTGGTTGCAAGAAAGCTTTGGTGCAACATGA
- the LOC132060081 gene encoding uncharacterized protein At2g02148 isoform X1 yields MALVLFQDCLHESFRNSLPLHGIVVEEDRTSIENSGSSTGSYNIVTIDDISPIETARTRFLDIIVDHFIRPQVVEVVDSEADFAAQSSQDKMSKRKSREINYEGDATFVLPLMYVANMYETLVSEVNVRLSSLNGMREKTIGVALEAAGGLYRKLAKKFPRKGPCTFKRRELATSFETRARFPELVIQEEKRVRFVVVNGLAIVEKPTSLCIDDAEWFRRLTGRNEVAISPRDYKFYAPRHKYRRASNSVSNITGFSAFTSTDIASSLAAGQSYRSVSEDSQQTTSKQHMQPLCHQGQFHPLQHQHHINQSQHIAHFSHNQQCGPQSHLPEIAHSQSPTMSPHMACLQQLGHVGGRMHIMPTSPAKFCDECGTPYLRETSKFCSECGTKRLGI; encoded by the exons ATGGCATTAGTACTTTTTCAGGATTGCCTCCATGAATCCTTCAGAAACTCATTACCACTTCATGGTATAGTGGTCGAGGAAGATCGTACTAGCATTGAAAATAGTGGATCTTCAACGGGCTCCTACAATATTGTTACTATTGATG ATATTTCGCCGATTGAAACGGCaaggacaagatttttggacatTATCGTAGATCATTTCATAAGGCCACAAGTAGTTGAAGTTGTAGATTCAGAGGCAGACTTTGCAGCTCAATCTTCACAAGATAAAATGAGCAAGCGGAAGTCTAGAGAAATCAATTATGAAGGTGATGCTACATTTGTTTTGCCCTTGATGTATGTGGCTAACATGTATGAAACACTGGTTAGTGAAGTGAATGTAAGGCTCTCTTCTTTAAATGGCATGCGTGAAAAAACCATCGGTGTGGCCCTTGAAGCAGCTGGTGGTTTATACAGAAAGCTTGCAAAAAAATTTCCCAGGAAAG GACCTTGCACATTTAAAAGGCGGGAGTTGGCTACATCTTTTGAAACAAGGGCAAGGTTTCCTGAATTAGTGATACAGGAGGAAAAGCGTGTTCGGTTTGTTGTGGTTAATGGTTTAGCCATTGTGGAGAAACCAACAAGCTTATGTATTGATGATGCAGAATG GTTCAGAAGACTGACGGGCCGAAACGAAGTTGCTATATCCCCCAGAGACTATAAATTCTATGCTCCAAGACACAAGTATAGACGTGCATCAAACTCAGTTTCCAACATCACTGGTTTTTCA GCATTCACCAGCACAGACATTGCTTCTTCATTAGCTGCAGGTCAAAGCTACCGCTCTGTTAGTGAA GATAGTCAACAGACTACCTCAAAGCAGCATATGCAACCTCTGTGCCATCAGGGTCAATTTCATCCCCTTCAGCACCAGCACCATATCAACCAAAGCCAACATATAGCCCACTTCTCTCATAATCAACAATGTGGCCCTCAGTCACACTTGCCTGAAATTGCTCATTCTCAGTCGCCAACCATGTCTCCGCATATGGCTTGCTTACAACAATTAGGCCATGTTGGTGGACGCATGCATATAATG CCTACAAGTCCTGCAAAGTTTTGTGACGAATGTGGTACTCCCTACTTGAGAGAGACCTCTAAATTCTGCTCAGAATGTGGTACAAAGAGATTAGGAATTTGA
- the LOC132060082 gene encoding zinc finger CCCH domain-containing protein 17-like, translating into MVGPTQLQITPPSSTAAPPSSVEDEALKRNTDCVYFLASPLTCKKGSECEYRHSDIARLNTRDCWYWLNGSCLNPKCAFRHPPLDGLLGTQVATPTGSSVPPVASVAPTPNVPYGGSSKQSVPCVFFQQGFCLKGDRCPFFHAPISVSNKAPPPHPVSTEKTTFKKPFGGLEKCVQEKTFFQANTWKSGDLPVQAQPVGKQGTPLSKNNAAFNENVLPPNPVVDVAHHRPKPKSVPPTNGNLVGRSNRVQQPVRFDDHRSIQNKDDEISREVSPGFDVLVDDELRGTAFYHEEGQYGRNGGRDEYDIGHSADYTSVADVDQDMYHDVYGHDSRDRIPGRSGRGQHRDSSERVQGESAHLERRRYGRAHSPEEVRGSDLRHRLSKQKRVNGLRSVVSHDYASEKHVEERGYRSSMRDRPDLPSHDSSVASSRLRGRIKLPSRSPSPTNGTDMRLDRERDRSRDRGMLSLERPQLFSHQGRLRDRIKGRQEDLNDTGRNNSGTRIRRDVSENDSNFSGPRSLAELKGRKTSETNEQNIDEQQALGKRKFQKRDGDQPTGGDLSFDGPMPLQEILKRKRSSKTGMTSDKSKDHQHERKENIDLGQKEESDPPSGEKNDLQETISADDQSPAHHGENEFDVEEGMIMEEADDQDPEVHDQRDVDYDYEQVDGEDYNLDEGENADAGEEYLDEDEEDDADDFAKKMGVVFS; encoded by the exons ATGGTGGGACCTACACAGTTGCAAATTACGCCACCGTCATCTACGGCGGCGCCGCCGTCGTCAGTTGAAGATGAAGCTTTAAAGAGAAACACTGATTGTGTTTACTTTCTTGCTTCTCCTCTTACGTGCAAAAag GGAAGCGAGTGTGAGTACCGGCATAGTGACATAGCTCGGCTTAATACTCGAGATTGCTGGTACTGGTTGAACGGAAGCTGCTTAAACCCAAAATGCGCGTTCCGGCACCCT CCTCTTGATGGACTTTTGGGAACTCAAGTCGCAACTCCTACAGGATCTTCTGTACCTCCAGTGGCATCTGTTGCACCTACCCCGAATGTTCCATATGGTGGTTCTAGTAAGCAAAGTGTGCCCTGCGTATTCTTCCAGCAAGGCTTCTGTTTAAAAGGTGATAGGTGTCCATTCTTCCATGCACCTATCTCTGTATCTAACAAAGCTCCTCCTCCACATCCTGTATCTACTGAGAAAACCACTTTTAAGAAGCCATTTGGTGGGCTTGAAAAGTGTGTGCAAGAAAAGACATTTTTTCAAGCAAATACTTGGAAGTCTGGTGATTTACCCGTACAAGCCCAACCAGTTGGGAAACAGGGAACTCCTTTGTCCAAGAATAATGCTGCCTTTAATGAGAACGTGCTACCACCAAAtcctgttgttgatgttgcacATCACAGGCCCAAACCAAAAAGTGTGCCTCCTACAAATGGGAATCTTGTTGGTAGGTCCAACAGAGTGCAGCAGCCTGTCAGGTTTGATGATCACAGAAGCATTCAGAACAAAGATGATGAGATTTCAAGGGAGGTTTCGCCTGGTTTTGATGTTCTTGTGGATGATGAGCTCAGAGGTACTGCCTTTTATCACGAGGAAGGTCAATATGGCAGAAATGGGGGAAGGGATGAGTACGATATTGGCCACTCTGCTGATTATACTTCAGTAGCAGATGTTGACCAAGATATGTACCATGATGTCTACGGGCATGACTCTCGCGACAGGATTCCGGGTCGCTCTGGTAGGGGGCAGCATAGAGATTCTTCCGAGAGAGTACAAGGGGAATCCGCTCATCTTGAAAGGAGACGCTATGGTAGAGCTCACAGCCCTGAAGAAGTTCGAGGGTCAGATCTGAGGCATCGTTTATCAAAGCAAAAGAGGGTTAATGGTTTGAGGTCAGTCGTTAGTCATGACTATGCAAGTGAAAAGCATGTTGAGGAACGAGGGTACCGGAGTTCCATGAGGGATCGACCCGATTTACCTTCACATGATAGTTCCGTTGCTAGTAGTCGTCTTCGAGGAAGAATAAAGCTACCAAGTAGATCACCCTCTCCAACTAATGGGACAGACATGCGGCTGGATAGGGAAAGGGATAGGTCCAGGGACCGTGGCATGTTATCTTTAGAAAGGCCACAACTTTTCTCTCATCAGGGAAGGCTTCGAGATAGAATAAAGGGAAGGCAAGAGGATCTCAATGATACTGGAAGAAATAACAGTGGTACACGTATAAGAAGAGATGTAAGCGAGAATGATTCTAATTTTTCTGGTCCAAGAAGCCTTGCTGAACTTAAAGGTAGGAAAACTTCTGAGACCAATGAACAAAATATCGACGAGCAGCAGGCCCTAGGGAAGCGTAAGTTCCAAAAGCGTGACGGCGATCAGCCAACAGGAGGGGACCTATCATTTGACGGACCAATGCCACTGCAAGAGAtcttgaagagaaaaagaagcagTAAAACGGGCATGACATCTGATAAGAGCAAAGACCATCAAcatgaaagaaaggaaaatattgACCTTGGGCAAAAGGAAGAGTCTGATCCTCCATCAGGTGAGAAAAATGATCTTCAAGAAACGATATCAGCTGATGATCAATCTCCTGCGCACCATGGTGAAAATGAGTTTGATGTTGAAGAAGGGATGATTATGGAAGAAGCAGATGATCAAGACCCTGAAGTCCATGATCAGAGAGATGTAGACTATGATTATGAGCAAGTTGATGGTGAAGATTACAATTTAGATGAAGGTGAGAATGCTGATGCTGGGGAGGAATACCTGGATGAAGACGAGGAAGATGATGCTGATGACTTTGCAAAGAAGATGGGCGTTGTTTTCTCGTAA
- the LOC132060081 gene encoding uncharacterized protein At2g02148 isoform X2 produces MALVLFQDCLHESFRNSLPLHGIVVEEDRTSIENSGSSTGSYNIVTIDDISPIETARTRFLDIIVDHFIRPQVVEVVDSEADFAAQSSQDKMSKRKSREINYEGPCTFKRRELATSFETRARFPELVIQEEKRVRFVVVNGLAIVEKPTSLCIDDAEWFRRLTGRNEVAISPRDYKFYAPRHKYRRASNSVSNITGFSAFTSTDIASSLAAGQSYRSVSEDSQQTTSKQHMQPLCHQGQFHPLQHQHHINQSQHIAHFSHNQQCGPQSHLPEIAHSQSPTMSPHMACLQQLGHVGGRMHIMPTSPAKFCDECGTPYLRETSKFCSECGTKRLGI; encoded by the exons ATGGCATTAGTACTTTTTCAGGATTGCCTCCATGAATCCTTCAGAAACTCATTACCACTTCATGGTATAGTGGTCGAGGAAGATCGTACTAGCATTGAAAATAGTGGATCTTCAACGGGCTCCTACAATATTGTTACTATTGATG ATATTTCGCCGATTGAAACGGCaaggacaagatttttggacatTATCGTAGATCATTTCATAAGGCCACAAGTAGTTGAAGTTGTAGATTCAGAGGCAGACTTTGCAGCTCAATCTTCACAAGATAAAATGAGCAAGCGGAAGTCTAGAGAAATCAATTATGAAG GACCTTGCACATTTAAAAGGCGGGAGTTGGCTACATCTTTTGAAACAAGGGCAAGGTTTCCTGAATTAGTGATACAGGAGGAAAAGCGTGTTCGGTTTGTTGTGGTTAATGGTTTAGCCATTGTGGAGAAACCAACAAGCTTATGTATTGATGATGCAGAATG GTTCAGAAGACTGACGGGCCGAAACGAAGTTGCTATATCCCCCAGAGACTATAAATTCTATGCTCCAAGACACAAGTATAGACGTGCATCAAACTCAGTTTCCAACATCACTGGTTTTTCA GCATTCACCAGCACAGACATTGCTTCTTCATTAGCTGCAGGTCAAAGCTACCGCTCTGTTAGTGAA GATAGTCAACAGACTACCTCAAAGCAGCATATGCAACCTCTGTGCCATCAGGGTCAATTTCATCCCCTTCAGCACCAGCACCATATCAACCAAAGCCAACATATAGCCCACTTCTCTCATAATCAACAATGTGGCCCTCAGTCACACTTGCCTGAAATTGCTCATTCTCAGTCGCCAACCATGTCTCCGCATATGGCTTGCTTACAACAATTAGGCCATGTTGGTGGACGCATGCATATAATG CCTACAAGTCCTGCAAAGTTTTGTGACGAATGTGGTACTCCCTACTTGAGAGAGACCTCTAAATTCTGCTCAGAATGTGGTACAAAGAGATTAGGAATTTGA